The segment CTGAAAAACCATTGAGAGCCGCAAAAAATGATGCAGAAAAACTGGCTCAAATTCTTGGCTCTGAAGAACGGAAAAAGGATGAGCAGTATAACGTTTTATTACTTACAGATGAACAGGCGACACACAGTAAGCTGACTAATTTACTGGAAGCTTTGAAAGAAGGAAAGATTCATTTCCCTAACGAAACAGTCGAACTCAAGGAAAATAATCGCCTTTTGATTTATTTTTCCGGTCATGGTCTTGCTTCTAGTCTCGAAGATAGCCAAAAAGTCCGTGGTGAAGGAGAAAAAGAAAAATTTCTTAACAACCAATATTTGCAATGCCAAGATGGAAAAAAATTACCTCTGAAAGATTTGTTTAATGCTCTTCAACCTCTAAATTGTCGTCATTTACTCCTTATTCTGGACTGCTGCTTTGCCGGTCAAGCAATAAATAATACAGGTCTGGAAGATGTAAGTGCATACAGGACAGCTAGTTTTGAAAATGACACAGAGATAAATTATGAGCGACAATACCAGCTCATGTTTAAACAACGTGCCTGGACAGCGATTACTTCATCGGGTTATGAGGAAGCTCTTGACTCCAGAAGTTCTAGTCAAACTCACTCCTATTTTGCACAAGCTTTATTCAAAGCCCTGGATTATAATACTGCGGAAAAATCGGATTCAAATAAAGATGATATCATCACAGATAACGAAATTTTTACTTATCTTAAAAATGATAAATTCGTAAATGAATATCAATCTCCTCAAAAATTTAACCTGACATTTACTGGCAAAAAACAATCCGGGCAATATTTTTTTCTGATGCCTGATTTTGAGCCAAACAACCTAGAAAAAATTAAAGATACAACTCCATATCAAGGTCTTTTTGCGTATGAAAAAGAAGACGCTTTCAAATTTAGGGGCAGGAATAAACTTGTCAAGGACTTATTCAAGCGTGTCTATGAAAACAATCAAAAGCTAACTGTTGTGATTGGTGCGTCTGGTTCTGGTAAGTCAAGTTTAGTCAAAGCGGGGCTGATTGCCAAGATAGATAAAGAAAATGTACTAACACAATCTGATGCATCTAACAACAAAAAATCATGGAAGATTTGTGAGCCAATTCGTCCTAGTGAATTTCCTTTTAAGGCATTAATCGAAACAATTCAAGCACCTCAAGGGTTTGAAGAACCCAATATTTCAGCTATTTCTAAAAAGTTAGATAAATTTTATGACAAGTTAAATCAAAATCTTGTAAAAAATTTGGAATTAGATCGCAATAATAATGATAAAAATATCAAAAAAGAAAGGGAGGATAGTTTTAAGGAATTAGTCAACGAGCTTATCCAACAAGTATCGACAGAGCAAAATTTGTTGCTAGTCATCGATCAGTTTGAGGAGTTAGTCACTCTATGTCAACCACTAGAACGAGAGTATTTCTTAAAATTACTAGCACAGATGTTAAAAAAGTCTGAAAATTTAAGAGTTGTCTTAACGGTGCGATCAGATTTTGAAATTTATTTTCGAGGTTCTTCAACGACTAGTGATTCTGCCAGCAACACTACTGACTCAGATATTAGTCAATACTGGAATCAAAAAGCCCGTTTAGTCGTTGATGAGATGAATATTGACGAACTGAGACAGGTAATTGAAAAACCTGCCAGACTTTTTGGTGTGGACTTTGAGTCAGATGAACTCGTTAATAACATTATTGACGATGTTCGAGGAATGCCGGGAGCACTGGCATTACTCTCCTTCACGTTGGAAAAACTTTATCAGATGGCTGGAGGTTCATCAAGTCCTACTGAGCCAGTAACAATCACCCGTGAGCATTATCAAGAATTAGGTGGTGTTGAAAAAGCTTTAACCAACAAGGCAACAGAAGTATACGAGAAACTTGGTCAAAAGATAGAAGAGAAGGATAAAGGACAATTCACTCAAGAATCTGAAAAAGAATATAAAGAAAAATTTAGCAAACCTAATGGGAACACCTTACTTGAGCAAATTTATCTTTTGTTGGCAATAAAATCAGGGGCATACAGATGGAGCTGGATATGGAATGTTTCTTCCAAACTGGGACGCTTGCAACCTATTCCTGCTGAGGATGAATCCGCAGGGGAGGTACGTCAAGCCATGATGAAACAGCTTATGCTCCGCATGGTCACAACTCAAGGAGGAAAATTAGCCAAGCGACCTGTACCCATATCTGAGTTACAGTATCCTGAGTGGCGTTCCCGGTACAAAAATGCTACATATCGTATGTGTCAGGTCATCGATATACTTATTCAGGAGCGCTTGATTGTTTCCAATTCCTACGAGTCTAAGAAGGGTGATAAGAAAGTAGAAATATGCTATGTAGAACCGGCTCATGATGCGCTCATCCTATATTGGGACAAGCTCAGTAAAAAGAATGAAGTCCAACCACAGGAACAGGAGAGTCAAAATCAAGAACAAGAACAAGGCTGGCTTGAAGAACAGGAGGAGGATTTAGTTCTAAGAGACCGCCTCATTGCTGCGGTTCAAGATTGGCAAGAACAAGAAGGAAATCGAACAAAAAATAATTATATTAACTTAATAATAGAATCGATTAATATTATTTTTGAAACCGGAGCTCGGTTTGAATTGGAGAAAAACTCTCTTATTTTCTTAAGATTTGCAACTGGCTTAATTATAATTATAGTTTTTGTAATTTTAGTTGCTGTTGAATTGGTTATAGATTTAATAATTTCCGATCTAATATTGGCAGAATTTCTAGTTTATGTAACAGTTTCTATTCTTTATTTGTCTCTGGCAAGTTTTCTGGGATTGGCACTCATTTCTCCTAGCTTTATTTTCAAATTAATAAAAAAAACTTTGAAGATGATTCCAGCTTTAAGCCCATTAAACAATGTATATAAAGCAGGTAACAAGGCTAAAAAGCTGGGAAAATTAATATGGAATAAAGACTCACGACTAGAGCAGGTTAGACAGTTTTTATATGCTCGTGATAGCTGGCTAAATAAGAATGAAACTGAGTTTGTGCGGCAAAGCATTATCGATAAAAAGCGGGAGCAATTGCTGTTATCAGTCGGGATGACACTGGTAGGATTAGGAGTTACGGTACTTGGAGTATTTTATTTCTGGCAATATAGAGAAGCTAATATTAGGAATGTTGATACTCTCAGAAAATCCGCAGAAGAAAAATTAAAGTCCAACAATGATTTGCACGCAACAATTGATATTTTGCAAGCACAAAAAACCCTGGATAATCTTAATAAGTTAAAATTCCTGTCAATTTTCCCTCAGCCAGATGCAGAGAAGGCAGAAGTTCAAAGAACCTTACAAAAAGTTTTTTATGAAGTCAGAGAACGCAATCGAATTCAGGTAAATCGAGGAAGTGTTTATGAAATGGCATTAAGTCCAGATGGCACAAAACTAGTAACCATTGGGATAGACGACACAGTCATTTTGTGGAACACATCAAATGGCAAGCAGCTTGACCAATTCCAAACAAAGCAAAATGAGGTCTGGAGCGTGGCATTCAGCCCTGACAGTCAACTCATTGCAACTGGTGGAGATGACGGCACAGTCAAACTGTGGGAAATTGACAAAAATGATGATAATAATGTTAAGCCCTGGAAAAGCAATGAACAGTTTGAGACAAAACATGAGATTGTACATAGCATCACCTTCATCAATAAAGATAAAAATTTAGATCAAGGTAAATATAAACTGGCAACCATTGGAGGAGACGACAAAGTCAGAGTGTGGGATATTTCGTCCGACCGGATGGAACTCGAGATTTCTACAAAGCAAAAAAATATTGAAAAATTGGCATTTAGTTCCCAGAAAAACCTATTGGCAATAGCCGGAGGAGATAATCAACTCAGATTGTGTAATTTATCGTATTCTGGACAACAAGTGGAATCCTGTAAAATTGACACAAAAACAGTCGGTAAAGACATTCTCTACAGTGTGGCGTTTACTTCTGATGGCAAATTAGTAACTGGAGGAGAGGCGGGCAAAGTCAAACTATGGAAAATTGGCACTGATAACAACGCTACATTCTCCAAAACACTGCACAAAGAAACAGAAATTAAACAAGAAACTATATACAGTCTAGGGTGGTCAAGCACCAACAAACGCACCGACAAACTGGCAACTCTGGAAGCCGATGGTACAGTTATTCTGCGAGACCCTTCGGGTAAAGAAATTCGACCTATCCGACCACCTGAAAGAATTATCCCCAACACGAGTGTGGCAATCAGTCCCGATGGCACAAAGCTGGCAACTGCTAACGACGATGGTGTGGTGCAACTGTGGAATACTTCGGGTAGACGCCTAGGTCGAATTAGCACAAGACAAGAGCCTGTTAATAGTGTAGTATTCAGCCCTGACCCTGACCCTGACCAACGGTTTATAGTAACTGGTGGAAAAGACAACGAAGATGGCACACTTAAACTATGGGATATGGCGGGAAATAAGCTTGATGAAATCGAAACCCAGCAAGAAGAAGTTATGAGCGTGGTGTTCAATCCTCAAAACTACAAGCAATTGGGAACTTTTGGAACGGACGGAACGTTCAAGGTGTGGGAAATTTCAAAAGAAAAAGACAAGTTAACATTAAAAGATAAACCAACCGAATTAATCGAAACCCAGATCACGCAAGTCAAAAGCGCCGTGTTCACTCCCGATGCTGACCAGGTGATTACACTTACAGAAAACGGCACAGTTCAATTATTTCAATTATTGCAAGACCAACAAGAGCCAGAGACTTTACGAGAAAACTTCCCAGTCGATATCAAAAGTTTGGCACTTAGCCCCAAGGGCGAGAAGCTGGCAATTGGGGGAAACGACGGTACGGTTTGGGTATGGAACGGTTCAGCGGAGAATAAACCGACTCGTCTATTGCAAACGCAACAAGGAAGTATTGATGCCTTAGCATACATTTCAAACGACAAGTTTGCCACCGTTGGCGAGGACGGTACTCTGAGAATATGGAAAACTGCTGGCAACCCGCCGATTGAACTCCAAGCGAAGGAACAAGGTATTCACAGCATCGCATTCAGTTCTGGCTCTGACAACTTTAGTTTGGACTCTGACAGTACTACATTAGCAACCGTTGCAGAAGACGGTACAGTCAGCTTATGGGATACCTCTAGCCTAGGGGATACTTCTGATACCTCTGACAAGCAGCCCAAGCCCATCCGAACCAAACCAGGTGTTGCTAGTAGTGTGGCTCTTAGTCCTGATGGCACTTTGCTGGTAATCGGTCACAAAGATGGTAAGGTTGAGCTATTGGATATTTCAGGCAATCCACTCGACCAAATCCAATTAGAGCAAGGAGTTGTTACTAACCTGAGCTTCAGTAGCCACCATAATCTATTGGTTACTATTGGAGAAGATAATCAGAGCCAGAGTTTTTGGCTAGTAAATATAAAAACGCACAGTTGGATTAATACCTCAAAACCTAAATTCAACACCTCTCCCAGGCAACTTCGTTTGGATAGTGTAGCGTTGAGTAACGACGGTACGCTGGCAGGTGTTGATCAAGAAGGTCTAGTTAAGGTGTATGGCGGCAACTTTTCGTCGAAAAAGCCTAACGATAAAGGGCGTAACAAAAACTCCTTACCTGAAGAACCTGAAGAATTCCCAACGCAGCAGGGTGGTGTAACGAGCATCGCTCTCAGTTCTCAAAACAGTCTATTGGCAAAAAACAGTCTATTGGCAAAAAACAGTCTATTGGCAAAAAACAGTCTATTGGCAACGGCTGGCAAGGATGGTTCAC is part of the Coleofasciculus chthonoplastes PCC 7420 genome and harbors:
- a CDS encoding nSTAND1 domain-containing NTPase, producing the protein MNKRHDFKKNHAIIIGINNYTEKPLRAAKNDAEKLAQILGSEERKKDEQYNVLLLTDEQATHSKLTNLLEALKEGKIHFPNETVELKENNRLLIYFSGHGLASSLEDSQKVRGEGEKEKFLNNQYLQCQDGKKLPLKDLFNALQPLNCRHLLLILDCCFAGQAINNTGLEDVSAYRTASFENDTEINYERQYQLMFKQRAWTAITSSGYEEALDSRSSSQTHSYFAQALFKALDYNTAEKSDSNKDDIITDNEIFTYLKNDKFVNEYQSPQKFNLTFTGKKQSGQYFFLMPDFEPNNLEKIKDTTPYQGLFAYEKEDAFKFRGRNKLVKDLFKRVYENNQKLTVVIGASGSGKSSLVKAGLIAKIDKENVLTQSDASNNKKSWKICEPIRPSEFPFKALIETIQAPQGFEEPNISAISKKLDKFYDKLNQNLVKNLELDRNNNDKNIKKEREDSFKELVNELIQQVSTEQNLLLVIDQFEELVTLCQPLEREYFLKLLAQMLKKSENLRVVLTVRSDFEIYFRGSSTTSDSASNTTDSDISQYWNQKARLVVDEMNIDELRQVIEKPARLFGVDFESDELVNNIIDDVRGMPGALALLSFTLEKLYQMAGGSSSPTEPVTITREHYQELGGVEKALTNKATEVYEKLGQKIEEKDKGQFTQESEKEYKEKFSKPNGNTLLEQIYLLLAIKSGAYRWSWIWNVSSKLGRLQPIPAEDESAGEVRQAMMKQLMLRMVTTQGGKLAKRPVPISELQYPEWRSRYKNATYRMCQVIDILIQERLIVSNSYESKKGDKKVEICYVEPAHDALILYWDKLSKKNEVQPQEQESQNQEQEQGWLEEQEEDLVLRDRLIAAVQDWQEQEGNRTKNNYINLIIESINIIFETGARFELEKNSLIFLRFATGLIIIIVFVILVAVELVIDLIISDLILAEFLVYVTVSILYLSLASFLGLALISPSFIFKLIKKTLKMIPALSPLNNVYKAGNKAKKLGKLIWNKDSRLEQVRQFLYARDSWLNKNETEFVRQSIIDKKREQLLLSVGMTLVGLGVTVLGVFYFWQYREANIRNVDTLRKSAEEKLKSNNDLHATIDILQAQKTLDNLNKLKFLSIFPQPDAEKAEVQRTLQKVFYEVRERNRIQVNRGSVYEMALSPDGTKLVTIGIDDTVILWNTSNGKQLDQFQTKQNEVWSVAFSPDSQLIATGGDDGTVKLWEIDKNDDNNVKPWKSNEQFETKHEIVHSITFINKDKNLDQGKYKLATIGGDDKVRVWDISSDRMELEISTKQKNIEKLAFSSQKNLLAIAGGDNQLRLCNLSYSGQQVESCKIDTKTVGKDILYSVAFTSDGKLVTGGEAGKVKLWKIGTDNNATFSKTLHKETEIKQETIYSLGWSSTNKRTDKLATLEADGTVILRDPSGKEIRPIRPPERIIPNTSVAISPDGTKLATANDDGVVQLWNTSGRRLGRISTRQEPVNSVVFSPDPDPDQRFIVTGGKDNEDGTLKLWDMAGNKLDEIETQQEEVMSVVFNPQNYKQLGTFGTDGTFKVWEISKEKDKLTLKDKPTELIETQITQVKSAVFTPDADQVITLTENGTVQLFQLLQDQQEPETLRENFPVDIKSLALSPKGEKLAIGGNDGTVWVWNGSAENKPTRLLQTQQGSIDALAYISNDKFATVGEDGTLRIWKTAGNPPIELQAKEQGIHSIAFSSGSDNFSLDSDSTTLATVAEDGTVSLWDTSSLGDTSDTSDKQPKPIRTKPGVASSVALSPDGTLLVIGHKDGKVELLDISGNPLDQIQLEQGVVTNLSFSSHHNLLVTIGEDNQSQSFWLVNIKTHSWINTSKPKFNTSPRQLRLDSVALSNDGTLAGVDQEGLVKVYGGNFSSKKPNDKGRNKNSLPEEPEEFPTQQGGVTSIALSSQNSLLAKNSLLAKNSLLAKNSLLATAGKDGSLRLGNTKGTQFDKIPTLQGQINRVVFSPDGTLLATIGKKTDTNKTTLKLWKISADDSTIDENTSNPFKSLAKWFSIPEKDYKLSPFQTLDNISNVAFSPDGQFLATLATEGGEGVNGKVRLWKLGTDKDLFTEICNWAADYLKNSQSLSASDRQLCDKASNFQ